The window GGTGAATTGGTGTTCCTTGCAACTCCTCTATGGTGGATGACTGCCCGGCGCTTCTTTCCTGGGAGCGAAGTGGGCGCGCACCTGCGCGCTGACGCGGCGCCGGCACCCTCCAGAGCGTCCGATTTGGCCTGCGGGCGGTTTGTTCAAGTTTTCAGCGCATCAACCGCTCGCCAAGTTGACAACGCCAGGCATCGATATTCGATGTCTCGACCGCGGCTCAAGGATGTGTCCGGCGGGCGCTTACGGTCTGCTGTTTTCGTTGTTCTTCTTCGCCTTCGCCTTCTTCGCCTGATCATGATGCCACTTGATGGCGAAGAACATGCCCGTTCCTAGCACGATAATTTTGAACGGAAAGAAGACCAAAGGAAACCAATCATACATTCTGGATTTCTCCAAGCTTTGATGCTTTTTCTCGTCAGGAGAACCTGATGGCGGTCAGATCGAGCGCGAGTCTTTTTCTGCGAGCGGGGCCAGGGTCATCTGGGTTGGCGTGGGAGTAGACCAAACCAGAGGGCTCGCAGTGGAGGCGCAACTTCAGGAAACCGCTGAACAGATGGCCGCCTTGGCCGCAGTGTGGGCAGCGGCCACGCAGGCCGGCCCTGAGAGGGAAGAGGCGGCCACTCCTGCTCGGATGACATCGCGTGTTCCTTTGGGAAGCAATGGCAAGCAATGCCCGCATGCAATGTGGGCATTGTATGCTCCGCCAAAGCCGACAATGTCAACTTGAATGCATCCAATGCGCCGTCGGAACTCATACAACCACTCTGGACATGGCAGGTGCCTAGAGCATCGCGCCTGAAATCTGAATCGACAGTTGCGCTTGGGCCGTTGACGTGATTCACCGTTGTTGGAGGTGGATCATGGGGCGCAGCTATTCGTCGGACCTTCGGGTTCGGATTTACGGAGAGGTCGAGAAAGGCGGTTCGCGTCGGGCGGCGGCGCGCCGGTTCGATGTGAGCGCGAGCACGGGCGTGCGGCTTGCTCAGCGCATGGCGGCAACGGGCTCGCTGGACCCGGCCCGGCAGGGGCGCCCACCGGGCGGTGGCAAGCTGGCCCCGCATGCCGAACTTCTGATCGGCTGGGTGGAGAAGCAAGGCGACATCACCATGCCCGAACTGGCGGCCAAGCTGAAGGCCGAGCGCGGGGTCACGGTCCACCCCGCCTCGCTGTCGCGCTTCCTGCTCGCCCGCGGCTTCACTGTCAAAAAAAACGGTGCTGGCGAGCGAGGCCGGTCGCGCTGACGTTGCTGAGGACCGCCGGAGTTGGCGCAGCCACCGTCAGCCCCGGATGCGCGAGGAGCCGGATCGGCTGGTGTTTCTCGACGAGACCGCAACCACCACGAAGATGACCCGACTGCGCGGACGGGCCAAGCGCGGCCAGCGGTTCAAGGCCACGGCGCCGTTTGGCCATTGGGGCACCCAGACCTTCATCGCTGCCCTGCGCTGCGACGGGCTGACCGCCCCGTGGATCATCAAGGGCGCGATGAACCGGACGCTCTTCGAGACCTATGTCGAGACACAACTCGCCCCGACCCTGCGGCCGGGCGATGTCGTCATCCTCGACAACCTATCCAGCCATAAGAGTGAAAAGGCCAAGGCCATCCTCAAGGAACGTGGCGCTTGGTTCCTCTTCCTGCCGCCCTACAGTCCCGACCTCAACCCTATCGAAATGGCGTTCGCCAAGCTCAAAGCTCATCTCCGCCGCATCGGCGCCCGTACCATCGAGGAGTTGTGGAGGGCTGTCGGCTCTATCTGCGACCTCTACACACCAGACGAATGCTGGAACTACCTCAAACATGCAGGATATGCGTCAGATTAAACGCTCGAAACTCTAGGCCGGATCATTCATCAGTGTTTCGGAACGGCTGACTGAAGGCGTTTTGAAGGGTGGCGCCACTGGCGCAGCTTCGGCGCGCATATCGGCGTGAGGGCGGAGTCCGCTGGCGGCCGGCGGTGTCCACGCGGCAATCGCCTTGGGTGTCACCCACACCGCGAAATCACCCCAAGCGGCACAGCGCCGCGTCGTAGGCCGCCCAGTTCTCAACGCGGTAAAGGGCGCGCAGGAGCTTATGACGGCGTGGCTCCTAGGCCTGGTACGGCATCGGCCGCTCGGCTTCAGTGGGGGCGTCTCCATACCTGCTCGCCCTTCCGCCCCCTAGCAGTACCGCCTTCCGCACCAACGTCATACGGCAGTACTATTCGCCGGACAGTGCCAGCGCTTCCTCCTGCATGGCATGCTCGACCGTCAGAACGGTGAGGGTCTTTGCCTCTCCCTGACGCGTGTACCATGTGATGGACTGTTTTTCGGCAACGCCGATGAGTGCCGCGCCGATCGGGGTCAGCACCGACACACGTCCGGCAGCAAGGTCGGCCTCCTGGGGATAGACCAGGGTGACGGTTCGCTCCTGTCCGGCCACCTCGTCCCGGAAGGTCACGCGCGCGTTCATCGTGACGATCGATGGAGCGATCTCGTCCGGGCCCACCACGACAGCGCGGTCCAGTTCCGTCGCAAGATAGTCGTAGACGTCGGGCAGCGTATCGGCGATGGCCTCCGCCAGGCCGGACAGCCGGTCATGATCGGTTTCGGTGAGGATGATGGGAGGGAAAACGCCTGCGGGACGCATTCTGGTATTCCTGTCGTTGCCGGTGAGCGCACGTCCCGGCGGCTCGGCACGCCCCCCCGGTGGGCGCCTCCTCGGCCGGCGGAAAATCGTACGCGGATGCCCGGTCACCGCCTTCCGGCGGTCCGGGACGAATGTCGTGGATGTTGGGAGTGTTTATGGCCCCGGACGGTCCGGGAGCCTTGCGTCAGGCGACCAGATCCGGGGCGAGCAGGCCCGCGTGAACACGGCCGGCGCGCAGAAAATTACGGAAATGGCGGGAAGTCAAAGTCATGGTTTGCCTACCATGACGGGTTTCGCATGGGAATTCAAGGCCGAGTCGATGCAAGCGGGCCGAGCCGCCGGTCCTCGACCCCACCCCAACCCGGGTGGCGCGGCACCTCCCGCACGGTATCCACCGCTGGCGTATACTTTTTGTAGACGCCCTTGTCGGAAATTGGCGTTTGAGGTGAGTCGCCGCGCTGCCTAGCCTTCAATTCGTCCGCGACGCGACACGATCCCCCACACCCAATTCCGGACTTAAAACGATGAAGGAACAGCCGGTGGCAGGCACCGACTCTATTGTCGACCTCGTGATCCATGGTGGCGATATCGTCACCTCCACGGCGCGTTTCCAGGCCAGCATCGCCATCAGCGGCGGCAGGATCGCCGCCATCGGCGCGCCTGAAACGATGCCGCCCGCGGCCGAGACGCTGGATGCGACCGGACTCGCCATTCTGCCCGGGGGCATCGACGTCCATGTGCATTTCCGCGATCCGGGCTATACCCACAAGGAGGACTGGTCCAGCGGAACCATCGCCGCGGCGTTCGGCGGCGTGACGACCGTCTTCGACATGCCGAACACCATCCCGACCGTGGCGACGCCGGAGATCCTGGCCACCAAGCACGCCATCGCCGCCGACAAGGCCTATGTGGACTTCGGCCTCTACGCGGTGCTGGGCGAGGAATCGCTCGACCATGTCGAAGGGCTGGTCGAGGGCGGGGTGATCGGATTCAAGCTCTACATGGGCAACACCTTCGGCCGCATCCCGTCGCCGGACACCGGCGCCATGCTGGAACTGTTCGAGCGCGTCGCGCCGACCGGCATGCGCGTCAGCCTCCATGCCGAAACCAACACCATCATGGAACGGCGGGAGAAGCGCCTGCGCGAGGCCGGGCGCAACGATCCGCTCGCCCATCTCGACTCCCGCCCGGCGGTGGTGGCGGTGGAGGCGGTGGAGCGCGCCGCGACCCTGGCCGAATGGACCGGCGCGCGCATCCACATCCTCCACATCTCCTCCAAGGAGGAACTCCGCCCGCTGGCCGAGGCGAAGGCCCGCGGGGTGGACATCACCGGGGAAACCGGGCCGCATTACCTGATGCTGAGCACCGACGACTATGCACGCTGCAAGGGTGTCATCCGCGTGAACCCGCCGGTGCGCGAGGCCGACTGTCACGAACCGCTGTGGAACGCGCTGAAGGACGGCACGATCGACATGATCGCCACCGACCATGCTCCCCACACGCCGGAGGAAAAGACGCGGTCGGTGATCTGGAACTGCGACTGCGGCTTCCCCGGCGTCGAGACGCAGATGCCGCTGATGCTGACCGCCGTGGCGGAAGGCCGGATGGACATCCACACCTATGTCCGCGCCAGTTCGGAGGCCCCGGCCAAGAGCTTCGGCCTCTACCCGCAGAAGGGCGCCATTCTGCCGGGCGCCGACGCCGACTTCGCCATCTTCGACCTGTCCGAGGAGTGGGTGATCGACGATTTCAATCTTCACTCCCTGTCGCGCATCTCTCCCTGGCATGGGCGCAAGGTGAAGGGAAAGCTCAAGCACACGCTGGTCCGCGGGGCCTTCGTGGTGCGCGACGGCTCCCTGGTCGAGACCATGAAGGGCCATGGCCGCTCGGTCCACACCATTCAGCGCATGCCGCCGGCCGAGCCGCGCAACACCGACAAGACCATCGCGGCGGTGACGGCCGTTCCGGCCTCCGCCGACATGCCCTGAAGGGGAAACCGGCCATGAGCGAACTTCTCGTCACCGCCGGCCCCTTCCGCTTCGAAGCGCGCTTCGAAACGGAAAAGGCGCCGAAAACGGTCGCCGCGCTTCGTGCGCGGCTTCCCTTCCGCAGCAGCGTCGTCCATGTCCGCTGGAGCGGCGAGGGCGTGTGGGTGCCTCTGGGCGACACCGACTTCGCCGTTCCCTTCGAGAACCACACCAGCCATCCGGCGCCGGGGCAGATCATCCTCTACCCCGGCGGCATCAGCGAGACGGAAATCCTGCTGGCCTATGGCGGCGTCAGCTTCTCCAGCAAGGTCGGCCAGCTCGCCGGAAACCATTTCATCACCCTGACGTCCGGCCTGGAGAACCTGCCGGAGCTGGGCCGGCTGGTCCTGTGGGAAGGCGCCAAGGAGTTCGAGATCGCCCTGGGCTGACCTGCGACGCCTTCTCCCCCACGGAACGGGAGAGGGCGTCTGCGTTTTCAGGACGCGCCCTGCAGCGCCCAGCGCGGAAGCAGGGCGTGGATGCCCTTGTGCCGGTTCACCAGCTGCGTGACCCGCAGGTCGGCGGCGACGCTGCACAGGCGGTAGGCGTCTTCGGCGGACAGGCCGGTGCGGGCGGTGACCAGCGCGATCATGGCGCGGAGCGCCAGCCGGGCCGCCTCGTCCAGGTCGGGGTCGAAGCCCATCGTGATCACATGCTCAGCCGTTTCCGCCCACGGCCCGGCCAGTCCCGCCCCCTTCACCAATTCGATGCGCAGGCGCCCGGTCAGGCCGGTTTCGACGGCGGTCAGGCAGACCTCGCCATCGCCCTGGGCGGCATGACCGTCTCCCACCGACAGCAGCCCGCCCTTGGTCCAGACCGGCAGGTGCAGCACCGCGCCCGCCGTCAGTTCCTTGTTGTCGATGTTGCCGCCGAAGGCACCGGGAATGATCGAGGTCAGCCGCCCGGCGGCCGGCGGCGGAGCGGTTCCGATGACGCCGAAGAAGGGGCGGGCGGGGATCTCCAGCCCCCAGGGCATCCGCACCACGCCGCGCGCGTGGTCGATGGGCAGATGGACGCGCCCTCCTTCCGGCACCAGATCGGGCAGCGCCCCGGCACCGGGGCGGATCAGGTTGAAGCCCCAATCATCGAGCAGCGACACCTCCAGAATCTCGACCCGCAGGGCATCGCCCGGCTCCGCACCGCGCACCGCGATAGGCCCGGTCATGATGTGCGGCCCCGGCCCCGGCTCCACGGCATTAAGAACGCGGCGATGCTCCGGCCGGACGGTCATGCCATGCCCGTCCGGCGGCAGATCCTCCGGCCCGCCGCTGATGGTGTGGATCGTCACGACATCGCCGCTGGCGATCTCGGCGACCGGTGGCAGCGT of the Azospirillum ramasamyi genome contains:
- a CDS encoding dihydroorotase, producing the protein MKEQPVAGTDSIVDLVIHGGDIVTSTARFQASIAISGGRIAAIGAPETMPPAAETLDATGLAILPGGIDVHVHFRDPGYTHKEDWSSGTIAAAFGGVTTVFDMPNTIPTVATPEILATKHAIAADKAYVDFGLYAVLGEESLDHVEGLVEGGVIGFKLYMGNTFGRIPSPDTGAMLELFERVAPTGMRVSLHAETNTIMERREKRLREAGRNDPLAHLDSRPAVVAVEAVERAATLAEWTGARIHILHISSKEELRPLAEAKARGVDITGETGPHYLMLSTDDYARCKGVIRVNPPVREADCHEPLWNALKDGTIDMIATDHAPHTPEEKTRSVIWNCDCGFPGVETQMPLMLTAVAEGRMDIHTYVRASSEAPAKSFGLYPQKGAILPGADADFAIFDLSEEWVIDDFNLHSLSRISPWHGRKVKGKLKHTLVRGAFVVRDGSLVETMKGHGRSVHTIQRMPPAEPRNTDKTIAAVTAVPASADMP
- a CDS encoding acetamidase/formamidase family protein, with the protein product MPLDLAPTPESVHWGFFDGTLPPVAEIASGDVVTIHTISGGPEDLPPDGHGMTVRPEHRRVLNAVEPGPGPHIMTGPIAVRGAEPGDALRVEILEVSLLDDWGFNLIRPGAGALPDLVPEGGRVHLPIDHARGVVRMPWGLEIPARPFFGVIGTAPPPAAGRLTSIIPGAFGGNIDNKELTAGAVLHLPVWTKGGLLSVGDGHAAQGDGEVCLTAVETGLTGRLRIELVKGAGLAGPWAETAEHVITMGFDPDLDEAARLALRAMIALVTARTGLSAEDAYRLCSVAADLRVTQLVNRHKGIHALLPRWALQGAS
- the rnk gene encoding nucleoside diphosphate kinase regulator: MRPAGVFPPIILTETDHDRLSGLAEAIADTLPDVYDYLATELDRAVVVGPDEIAPSIVTMNARVTFRDEVAGQERTVTLVYPQEADLAAGRVSVLTPIGAALIGVAEKQSITWYTRQGEAKTLTVLTVEHAMQEEALALSGE
- a CDS encoding DUF3830 family protein, whose product is MSELLVTAGPFRFEARFETEKAPKTVAALRARLPFRSSVVHVRWSGEGVWVPLGDTDFAVPFENHTSHPAPGQIILYPGGISETEILLAYGGVSFSSKVGQLAGNHFITLTSGLENLPELGRLVLWEGAKEFEIALG
- a CDS encoding IS630 family transposase (programmed frameshift), which codes for MGRSYSSDLRVRIYGEVEKGGSRRAAARRFDVSASTGVRLAQRMAATGSLDPARQGRPPGGGKLAPHAELLIGWVEKQGDITMPELAAKLKAERGVTVHPASLSRFLLARGFTVKKTVLASEAGRADVAEDRRSWRSHRQPRMREEPDRLVFLDETATTTKMTRLRGRAKRGQRFKATAPFGHWGTQTFIAALRCDGLTAPWIIKGAMNRTLFETYVETQLAPTLRPGDVVILDNLSSHKSEKAKAILKERGAWFLFLPPYSPDLNPIEMAFAKLKAHLRRIGARTIEELWRAVGSICDLYTPDECWNYLKHAGYASD